A region of Paraburkholderia sp. BL23I1N1 DNA encodes the following proteins:
- a CDS encoding TetR/AcrR family transcriptional regulator, with amino-acid sequence MTRTVAKIVLDRWVRNGYHIGNVKGQEMARPREFDEREALLQAMQVFWSQGFEATSLTDLLKATGLSKSSLYDTFGSKRELFLAAFEVYRLERMRMLDGYLKSKPTAFASIQAFFEMVVEHARLVDRPFGCMSCNEAVEFGPHDEEVQQLIARDFLGIEDALAHAIERGKADGSIPRDKSARKLARFLTVTHQGLQIMARSKADVGRLDDALGVMLQALQ; translated from the coding sequence ATGACACGCACTGTTGCAAAAATCGTTCTGGACCGATGGGTCCGAAACGGCTACCATATCGGAAACGTCAAGGGACAAGAGATGGCAAGGCCGCGTGAATTTGATGAAAGGGAAGCGTTGCTGCAGGCAATGCAGGTGTTCTGGAGCCAGGGTTTCGAGGCGACGTCACTCACCGACCTGCTGAAGGCTACCGGTCTGAGCAAGAGCAGTCTTTATGACACGTTCGGAAGCAAGCGTGAGTTGTTCCTGGCAGCGTTCGAGGTTTACCGGCTGGAGAGAATGCGGATGCTCGACGGTTATCTGAAGAGCAAACCGACTGCATTCGCATCGATTCAGGCTTTCTTCGAGATGGTGGTTGAACACGCGCGCCTCGTCGATCGGCCATTTGGCTGCATGAGTTGTAACGAGGCCGTCGAATTTGGGCCGCATGACGAGGAAGTACAGCAACTTATTGCCCGGGATTTCCTCGGAATAGAAGATGCGCTCGCGCATGCTATTGAGCGCGGCAAGGCAGACGGTTCGATCCCCCGCGATAAATCTGCGCGAAAACTGGCGCGCTTTCTCACCGTCACCCACCAGGGCTTGCAGATTATGGCCCGCTCGAAGGCGGACGTCGGCCGGCTTGACGATGCGCTTGGAGTGATGCTGCAGGCGTTGCAATAA
- a CDS encoding alkene reductase, with protein MTAKSLGQLLSPVQLGAYKLRNRMVMAPLTRSRAGDGDAPTPLIAQYYQQRASAGLIITEASQISPQGKGYPRTPGIHSAAQIAGWRQVTDAVHAEGGRIFLQIWHVGRLSHPSVQRNEALPVAPSALRADGEIFTGEGLMSLVTPRALELEEIAGVVADFRKAAENAKLAGFDGVEIHAANGYLIDQFLRDGTNVRTDAYGGSIQNRARFLKEVVEAVVPVFGADRVGVRLSPIFNGFSMSDSDPAATFGYAAELLGQYGLAYLHVMQLGEGEFDFKALRQRFNGTYIANGGYDAGRAESAVDAGDTDLVSFGTLFLANPDLVNRFRAGSPLNDADRTTFYQGEERGFTDYPAINAA; from the coding sequence ATGACTGCAAAATCGCTTGGTCAACTGCTTTCGCCCGTGCAACTCGGCGCATACAAGCTGCGCAACCGGATGGTGATGGCGCCGCTGACGCGCAGTCGCGCCGGCGATGGCGACGCGCCGACGCCGCTGATCGCGCAGTACTACCAGCAGCGCGCAAGTGCCGGCCTGATCATCACTGAGGCTTCCCAGATTTCGCCGCAGGGTAAGGGCTATCCGCGCACACCGGGCATACACTCCGCCGCGCAGATCGCGGGCTGGAGGCAGGTGACTGATGCAGTGCACGCAGAAGGCGGTCGCATCTTCCTGCAGATCTGGCACGTCGGCCGGCTGTCTCACCCGTCAGTGCAGCGGAACGAAGCGTTGCCGGTCGCGCCGTCCGCACTTCGGGCCGATGGCGAAATCTTCACGGGCGAAGGGCTTATGTCGCTCGTGACACCGCGTGCACTTGAGCTGGAGGAAATCGCCGGCGTCGTGGCCGACTTCCGCAAAGCGGCGGAAAACGCGAAACTTGCTGGCTTCGACGGCGTCGAGATTCACGCAGCGAACGGTTACCTGATCGACCAGTTCCTGCGCGACGGTACAAACGTGCGTACGGACGCCTATGGTGGCTCGATTCAGAATCGCGCGCGCTTCCTGAAGGAAGTCGTGGAAGCCGTCGTGCCGGTGTTTGGCGCCGATCGCGTGGGCGTTCGTCTGTCGCCTATCTTCAACGGTTTCTCGATGAGCGACAGCGATCCTGCAGCGACGTTCGGGTACGCTGCAGAGCTGCTTGGTCAATATGGGCTCGCGTATCTGCACGTGATGCAACTCGGCGAAGGGGAGTTCGACTTTAAGGCCCTGCGGCAGCGCTTTAACGGCACATACATTGCGAATGGTGGATACGATGCCGGACGGGCTGAATCGGCAGTCGATGCGGGGGATACGGACCTCGTTTCGTTCGGCACTCTCTTCCTCGCTAATCCGGATCTGGTGAATCGCTTCCGCGCCGGATCGCCCCTCAACGATGCCGACCGAACGACTTTTTATCAAGGGGAAGAACGGGGCTTCACCGACTACCCCGCGATAAACGCTGCCTGA
- a CDS encoding SDR family oxidoreductase, with protein sequence MSRTILVTGATSAISAEVIKGLVAANAKVRALVRNPEKGDSLARSGIDIVVGDFEKPQTLDAVFAGVDTAFMLTPPGPRAPVQGSNALWAARQAGVRRIVRLSAFGAAHDAPTINGRLHALSDAELIASGLSYTILKPHFFMQNLLMAARSVAEHGILPLPMGNGRMGMIDTRDIASFAARVLMSDGHENVSYTLTGPASISMDETASALASVLAKPVRYQDVPLDAALRNMAEMGFDDFTLNVLHDYFVAYSGNWGDVVTDDISRVTGAPARTVAEFARDFADAFGGVRVA encoded by the coding sequence ATGTCACGCACGATTCTCGTCACCGGCGCAACGAGCGCCATTTCGGCCGAAGTTATCAAAGGGCTTGTAGCCGCGAATGCAAAAGTTCGCGCGCTGGTACGTAACCCGGAAAAGGGCGATTCGCTCGCGCGATCTGGCATCGACATCGTCGTGGGCGACTTTGAAAAGCCGCAAACGCTGGACGCGGTGTTCGCCGGTGTGGACACCGCGTTCATGCTGACGCCGCCGGGTCCGCGAGCGCCTGTGCAAGGGTCGAACGCGCTGTGGGCAGCGCGCCAGGCTGGTGTGCGGCGCATTGTCCGTTTGTCAGCCTTCGGCGCCGCACACGACGCGCCTACGATCAATGGACGTCTGCACGCACTGTCCGACGCCGAGCTCATCGCCTCCGGTTTGAGTTACACGATTCTGAAGCCGCACTTCTTCATGCAAAATCTCTTGATGGCGGCGAGGAGCGTGGCGGAACACGGCATCTTGCCGCTTCCAATGGGAAACGGGCGTATGGGGATGATCGATACGCGTGACATTGCCAGCTTTGCCGCGCGGGTGCTTATGTCAGACGGCCATGAAAACGTCAGCTACACGTTGACTGGGCCGGCGTCGATTTCGATGGATGAGACGGCGTCCGCGCTTGCCAGTGTGCTAGCAAAGCCGGTTCGCTATCAGGACGTGCCACTTGACGCGGCGCTCCGGAACATGGCCGAAATGGGCTTTGACGACTTCACGCTTAACGTTTTGCACGATTATTTTGTGGCCTACAGCGGGAACTGGGGTGACGTCGTGACAGATGATATTTCGAGGGTAACAGGCGCACCCGCGCGCACCGTCGCAGAATTCGCACGAGACTTTGCCGACGCGTTTGGCGGAGTACGGGTGGCTTGA
- a CDS encoding LysR family transcriptional regulator, whose amino-acid sequence MDARSDALISLFSPERRVGSLWLTDPQNRIEVKKMSSIIDNADTEPSHFLYFASVVRNGSFTRAAEEIGVSKSTLSRVVASMEAQSGVALLERTTRRIKATTAGLQVFECCMQVHSAVRRAQGVLDMLSIRCPDESVARVPGRR is encoded by the coding sequence ATGGATGCACGATCGGACGCTCTCATTTCGCTCTTCTCGCCAGAACGCCGTGTCGGATCGTTATGGCTGACCGACCCGCAGAACAGAATCGAAGTGAAGAAAATGTCCTCAATTATTGACAACGCTGATACCGAACCGAGTCATTTTCTCTACTTCGCCAGCGTAGTGCGCAACGGAAGCTTTACCCGCGCTGCCGAAGAGATTGGAGTAAGCAAGTCGACGTTGAGCCGGGTTGTAGCAAGCATGGAAGCGCAGTCCGGCGTAGCGTTGCTCGAAAGGACGACCCGGCGGATAAAGGCGACAACCGCTGGGCTCCAGGTTTTCGAATGTTGTATGCAGGTTCATTCGGCAGTACGAAGAGCGCAGGGTGTGCTCGATATGCTGAGCATCCGATGTCCCGACGAGTCTGTTGCTCGCGTGCCTGGTCGTCGTTGA
- a CDS encoding SDR family NAD(P)-dependent oxidoreductase, which translates to MGAEKERAVIVAGGAGAVGEGIVRAFRKAGYAVVIPSRSAKRLEALHAAVGDGLDLVETDLSDPAAAREFATNAAARHGGIEVVVAALGGWSHTGRLLDASAEVWNRVLEDGLTSHMRTAQALAPLVATTRGVYLLINGGAAEQPVPDYGPVSITAAAQAMLMRVLDQELATSGARSLTLLVDSIVATRSREHPKAQWITADEVGRLAVILASPEAAPFAGQVVRAGQLRRKAV; encoded by the coding sequence ATGGGCGCTGAGAAAGAAAGAGCTGTAATTGTCGCCGGCGGGGCAGGTGCCGTGGGTGAAGGCATTGTGAGAGCATTCAGAAAGGCGGGTTACGCTGTTGTGATCCCGTCGCGAAGCGCGAAGCGTCTGGAAGCGCTGCACGCGGCAGTTGGGGATGGACTTGATCTTGTCGAGACGGACTTGTCCGATCCTGCCGCTGCGAGGGAATTTGCCACCAATGCTGCCGCGCGGCACGGCGGAATCGAAGTGGTCGTTGCAGCGCTTGGAGGCTGGTCGCACACCGGCCGTTTGCTCGACGCCTCCGCTGAAGTCTGGAACCGGGTCTTGGAAGACGGTCTGACGAGTCACATGCGTACAGCGCAGGCGTTGGCGCCTCTTGTGGCCACAACTCGTGGCGTCTATCTATTGATCAATGGCGGCGCCGCAGAACAACCAGTGCCTGACTACGGGCCGGTGTCGATTACCGCAGCTGCACAGGCCATGCTTATGCGCGTTCTGGATCAGGAGCTCGCGACCTCGGGTGCGCGGTCACTGACTCTGCTTGTCGACAGTATTGTCGCGACGCGGTCGAGGGAGCATCCGAAGGCGCAGTGGATTACAGCTGACGAAGTGGGACGGCTTGCCGTTATATTGGCCTCACCAGAAGCCGCTCCGTTCGCGGGACAGGTGGTGCGTGCAGGTCAGCTGCGCCGGAAGGCAGTCTGA
- a CDS encoding LysR family transcriptional regulator has translation MHTNHVRPVRTVRPLSRQLDLNLLDLFETIYRTRNLTQSGSQLGLTQPAVSRGLARLREMYGDALFVRQQRGVSPTPFADSLVGQIAQALEIVRATIRRPTFAPEHETRTFRVAMSDIGERLFLPRLMTCVTRHAPRVVVEVVSPAEGELRDGLASGQIDLAVGYLGNLSKQMHQRRLFTERFVYVARRDHPQITAPLRREQLRELSHVVAGPTGMLHAAAVEKVLSSPRVRACVALRVHSFLGVGPVVASTDLVSAVPSNLAATVAEHMGLQLLEPPVRFPTFEVALIWHQRFHGDPGNEWLRAMFASLFGGSAF, from the coding sequence ATGCATACCAATCATGTCAGACCGGTGCGCACCGTGCGCCCGCTTAGTCGGCAACTCGACCTGAACCTGCTCGATCTCTTCGAAACGATCTATCGCACGCGAAATCTCACGCAGAGCGGCTCGCAGCTCGGCCTCACGCAACCCGCGGTGAGTCGCGGCCTCGCGAGATTGCGGGAAATGTATGGTGATGCGCTGTTCGTGCGCCAGCAGCGCGGCGTGTCGCCGACACCGTTTGCGGACTCGCTCGTGGGACAGATTGCGCAGGCGCTGGAAATCGTGCGCGCCACGATTCGCCGCCCGACTTTCGCGCCGGAGCACGAGACGCGCACTTTCCGCGTGGCGATGAGCGATATTGGCGAGCGGCTGTTTCTTCCGCGCCTGATGACGTGCGTGACGCGCCACGCGCCGCGGGTTGTCGTGGAAGTGGTCTCACCGGCTGAAGGAGAACTGCGCGACGGCCTCGCTTCAGGCCAGATCGATCTGGCGGTAGGGTATCTCGGCAACCTGAGCAAACAGATGCATCAGCGGCGGCTCTTCACAGAACGTTTTGTCTACGTGGCCAGACGTGATCATCCGCAGATCACGGCTCCGCTGCGGCGCGAGCAACTACGTGAACTCTCGCATGTGGTTGCGGGCCCGACCGGCATGCTTCATGCCGCAGCGGTGGAAAAAGTATTGTCGAGCCCACGCGTGCGGGCATGCGTCGCATTGCGCGTGCACAGTTTTCTCGGCGTTGGGCCGGTCGTCGCAAGTACGGATCTGGTGTCCGCGGTCCCGAGCAACCTGGCTGCCACGGTGGCCGAGCACATGGGGCTGCAACTGCTCGAGCCGCCGGTCAGGTTCCCCACCTTCGAAGTCGCCCTCATCTGGCACCAGCGCTTCCATGGCGATCCAGGCAACGAATGGCTCCGCGCGATGTTCGCCTCGTTGTTCGGCGGTTCGGCGTTCTGA
- a CDS encoding VOC family protein yields the protein MTNLFDISYVRLGTRDRATADRFASDVLGLERVREENAASYFRSDDRDHTLVYVDGDPADHTVGFEVRTAGDLECAAAELSDAGFDVRAGSLGECEQRRVKSFIRFDDPTGNRIELAFSAYRSGRRYFPSRDAGVTGFSHVGLCTTDPQRDERFWTGLLGARVSDWIGDAPLLRIDEIHHKIALFPTARAGVQHINHQVESIDDVMRSWYLLREKGVPIAFGPGRHPTSGAVFLYFRGPDGMIYEFSTGVRSIRPEEEATYKPRQFAPARESFCAWGAVPDIAEFRAAAQKSEAVW from the coding sequence GTGACCAACCTCTTCGATATCTCATATGTTCGGCTCGGCACGCGTGACCGCGCGACAGCGGACCGTTTCGCTAGCGATGTACTTGGCCTAGAACGCGTGCGCGAGGAAAACGCAGCGAGTTACTTCCGCAGCGACGACCGGGACCACACTCTCGTCTATGTGGACGGAGACCCCGCGGATCATACAGTCGGCTTCGAGGTACGCACGGCTGGCGATCTGGAGTGCGCCGCAGCCGAGCTGTCCGACGCAGGTTTTGACGTGCGAGCCGGGTCGTTAGGCGAGTGCGAACAGCGCCGCGTGAAGTCATTCATCCGCTTTGACGATCCCACCGGCAACAGGATCGAACTGGCGTTCAGTGCGTATCGCAGCGGCCGCCGCTACTTTCCGTCGCGCGATGCCGGCGTTACCGGGTTCAGCCACGTCGGTCTCTGCACGACCGATCCGCAGCGTGATGAGCGCTTCTGGACAGGGCTGCTGGGCGCGCGCGTGAGCGACTGGATCGGCGATGCGCCGCTTCTACGCATCGACGAGATTCACCACAAGATTGCGCTCTTTCCAACGGCCCGCGCAGGCGTGCAGCACATCAACCACCAGGTGGAAAGCATCGACGATGTTATGCGCTCGTGGTATCTGCTTCGTGAAAAGGGCGTTCCCATCGCCTTCGGCCCGGGGCGCCATCCCACGTCAGGTGCGGTATTCCTCTATTTTCGGGGACCGGACGGCATGATCTACGAGTTTTCAACTGGCGTGCGCAGCATCAGGCCGGAAGAGGAGGCTACCTACAAGCCTCGGCAATTCGCGCCCGCCCGCGAATCGTTCTGCGCATGGGGCGCCGTGCCAGACATTGCTGAGTTCCGCGCGGCGGCGCAGAAGTCGGAGGCAGTATGGTGA
- a CDS encoding class II aldolase/adducin family protein gives MVTKVSPAMGRQLRIAARALARHGLAHAYGHCSTRLDDAHFLVCAARPMGLIKAGEPGVVVPVDGPLPTGVLGEVRLHQQIYRRRPQVQAVARSMPPALMALGTARRTPRPRHGMGAYFGRGTALWDDPQLVRDDERAAGVIDALDDRDAVVMRGNGVVVAGDSLAKVVALTWYLEDAARLELKILAAGLEDCSVVLDEAECAMRATEAGGIFERMWDYLSAGDPELDIQD, from the coding sequence ATGGTGACGAAAGTTTCCCCGGCCATGGGGCGGCAGCTTCGCATTGCCGCGCGTGCCTTGGCGCGTCACGGGCTAGCCCACGCGTATGGACACTGCAGTACGCGGCTCGACGATGCTCATTTCCTTGTCTGTGCTGCTCGGCCGATGGGTCTCATCAAAGCTGGCGAGCCGGGCGTGGTCGTTCCGGTCGACGGACCGCTGCCCACGGGCGTGCTCGGCGAGGTGCGGCTGCACCAGCAGATCTATCGCCGCCGCCCGCAGGTGCAAGCCGTGGCGCGCAGCATGCCGCCGGCGCTGATGGCGCTCGGTACGGCCCGGCGCACGCCCCGTCCGCGTCACGGCATGGGTGCGTACTTCGGTCGAGGCACGGCACTCTGGGACGATCCGCAGCTCGTGCGTGACGATGAACGTGCCGCTGGAGTGATTGACGCGCTGGACGACCGCGATGCTGTAGTGATGCGAGGCAACGGCGTCGTGGTGGCGGGCGACTCTCTCGCCAAAGTGGTGGCGCTGACCTGGTATCTCGAGGACGCGGCGCGTCTCGAACTCAAAATACTTGCTGCTGGCCTGGAAGACTGTTCGGTTGTGCTGGATGAGGCCGAATGTGCGATGCGGGCGACCGAAGCGGGGGGCATTTTCGAACGCATGTGGGACTACCTGAGCGCAGGGGACCCCGAACTCGATATTCAGGACTGA
- a CDS encoding 2-hydroxymuconic semialdehyde dehydrogenase, whose amino-acid sequence MILNFINGQYREGRGGRTFDDINPVDGSLVARVSEAAREDVDDAVRAARAALAGPWASLKLAQRCDLLYAVAAEIDRRAEDFISAEVADTGKPRSLAAHLDIPRGAANFRVFADAVRDVPTEAFTTHAPDGKPALNYALRRPKGVIAVICPWNLPLLLMTWKVGPALACGNTVVVKPSEETPATAALLGEVMNSVGVPHGVYNVVHGLGPESAGEFLSTHPDIDAITFTGETRTGAAIIKAAGAGIKPVSMELGGKNAAVVFADADLDVTIAGLTRSVFENTGQVCLGTERVYVQRGVFDEVVQRLAEAASRLKPGRPGDRETNFGPLISHEHQRKVLNYYGLAREEGATVVCGGGVPETGAALQGGAWIEPTIWTGLPHGSRVASEEIFGPCCVVIPFDKEAEALQMANDSRYGLAASVYTQNIDRVHSFAAALQVGIVWVNTWFLRDLRTAFGGSKASGIGREGGVHSLEFYTELSNVCIKLNGAEQ is encoded by the coding sequence ATGATTTTGAACTTCATTAATGGCCAGTACCGCGAAGGGCGCGGTGGACGCACCTTCGATGACATCAACCCGGTGGATGGCTCGCTGGTGGCCCGCGTCAGCGAGGCGGCGCGCGAGGATGTGGATGACGCGGTGCGCGCAGCACGCGCGGCGCTCGCGGGACCCTGGGCTTCGCTGAAGCTCGCGCAGCGCTGTGACCTGCTCTACGCGGTGGCGGCTGAGATCGACCGTCGGGCGGAGGACTTCATTTCCGCCGAGGTGGCCGACACCGGCAAGCCGCGATCGCTGGCGGCGCACCTCGACATTCCGCGCGGCGCAGCGAACTTTCGTGTGTTTGCAGACGCCGTGCGCGACGTGCCCACTGAGGCGTTCACGACCCACGCGCCCGATGGCAAGCCGGCGCTTAACTACGCGCTGCGCCGACCGAAAGGTGTGATCGCCGTGATTTGCCCATGGAACCTGCCACTGCTGCTGATGACATGGAAAGTTGGCCCGGCGCTCGCGTGCGGCAATACGGTGGTCGTCAAACCGTCGGAGGAAACGCCCGCGACGGCGGCGCTGCTTGGTGAAGTCATGAACAGCGTGGGGGTGCCGCACGGCGTCTACAACGTCGTACATGGCTTGGGACCCGAATCGGCCGGCGAATTCCTAAGCACGCATCCCGACATCGACGCGATCACGTTCACGGGTGAGACGCGCACCGGCGCGGCAATCATCAAGGCGGCTGGCGCTGGCATTAAGCCGGTATCGATGGAGCTGGGCGGCAAGAACGCCGCCGTGGTGTTTGCCGACGCCGATCTGGATGTGACGATCGCAGGCCTCACACGCTCGGTCTTCGAAAACACGGGTCAGGTCTGCCTCGGCACCGAACGCGTCTACGTTCAGCGCGGGGTGTTCGACGAAGTTGTCCAGCGTCTTGCTGAAGCTGCTTCGCGTCTGAAGCCGGGCCGGCCAGGCGACAGGGAGACGAACTTCGGCCCACTGATCTCCCACGAGCATCAGCGCAAGGTCTTGAATTATTACGGGCTCGCGCGCGAAGAGGGCGCGACAGTGGTTTGCGGAGGCGGGGTGCCGGAAACGGGCGCCGCGTTGCAGGGCGGCGCATGGATTGAGCCGACCATTTGGACAGGGCTGCCACATGGCTCGCGCGTGGCGAGCGAAGAAATCTTCGGACCATGCTGTGTCGTGATTCCGTTCGATAAAGAGGCAGAGGCACTACAAATGGCGAACGATTCGCGCTACGGGCTCGCGGCGTCCGTCTATACACAAAATATTGACCGGGTGCACAGCTTCGCCGCGGCGCTGCAGGTGGGCATCGTCTGGGTGAACACCTGGTTTCTGCGAGATCTGCGCACGGCGTTTGGGGGATCGAAGGCCTCAGGTATCGGCCGCGAGGGCGGTGTGCACTCGCTCGAGTTCTATACCGAGCTTTCCAATGTCTGCATCAAGCTCAATGGAGCGGAGCAATGA
- a CDS encoding 2-keto-4-pentenoate hydratase, with amino-acid sequence MNDDDIEVAADLLWDAAGSGKAIAPLRDRFTDMSATDAYAVQEYNTRRRLAEGGKLVGRKIGLTARTVQQQLGVDQPDYGMLFADMAVADGEQVVWSTLMQPKVEAEVALVMDRDLPEPGITMAQLIRAVAFALPAVEIVGSRVQNWSIGFVDTVADNASSSAFVLGNTPVPLARLDLRLLGMVMERRGEQVSLGAGAACLGNPLNAALWLANRMAALGRGLAAGDIVLTGALGPMVAAHPGDIFEARLQGLGSVRAVFEEQKQ; translated from the coding sequence ATGAACGACGACGATATCGAGGTCGCTGCCGATTTGCTGTGGGACGCAGCGGGGAGCGGCAAGGCCATAGCACCGCTGCGGGATCGGTTTACGGACATGAGTGCCACGGACGCGTATGCGGTCCAGGAATACAACACGCGGCGCAGGCTGGCCGAGGGCGGCAAGCTTGTCGGCCGCAAGATCGGGCTGACCGCGCGCACCGTGCAGCAGCAGCTTGGTGTGGATCAGCCCGATTACGGCATGCTGTTCGCGGACATGGCGGTGGCCGACGGCGAGCAGGTAGTCTGGTCCACGCTGATGCAGCCGAAGGTCGAGGCAGAGGTCGCGCTGGTCATGGATCGCGATCTTCCCGAGCCCGGAATCACAATGGCACAGCTCATTCGCGCCGTAGCGTTCGCGCTGCCCGCCGTCGAGATCGTGGGCAGCCGCGTCCAGAACTGGAGCATCGGCTTCGTCGACACGGTTGCCGACAACGCGTCTAGCAGCGCGTTCGTGCTGGGTAACACGCCGGTGCCGCTCGCACGGCTCGATCTGCGGCTGCTAGGGATGGTCATGGAACGCCGGGGGGAGCAGGTCTCACTCGGAGCCGGTGCAGCCTGCCTGGGCAACCCGCTCAACGCCGCCTTGTGGCTTGCCAACCGCATGGCAGCGTTGGGGCGAGGGCTCGCAGCGGGTGACATAGTGTTGACCGGAGCGCTTGGCCCGATGGTCGCGGCGCATCCGGGCGACATTTTCGAGGCCCGCCTGCAGGGTCTCGGTTCCGTACGTGCAGTATTCGAGGAGCAGAAGCAATGA
- a CDS encoding 2-keto-4-pentenoate hydratase: MNQERIALLAQRIDDAARLARPVAQFAEAEELGGPDAYAVQSASIARRVQRGERRTGVKMGFTSRAKMVQMDVHDMIWGRLTDAMAEADGACISLGRFVHPRVEPELVFLLRRPLEGHVSLPEALEAVEAIAPALEIIDSRFDNFRFSLSDVIADNASSSGYVIGPWQDPRQDFSNLGLVMSIDGVARQTGSTAGILGHPLRSLAAAVRLSASAGEPLQSGWLVMAGGATAAETIVPGQHVLLEMQGLGRVEFNTGE, translated from the coding sequence ATGAATCAAGAGCGAATCGCGCTACTTGCCCAGCGCATCGATGACGCGGCTCGGCTTGCGCGACCGGTCGCACAGTTTGCCGAAGCCGAGGAACTGGGCGGTCCCGATGCCTACGCGGTCCAGTCGGCCTCGATTGCACGACGGGTCCAACGCGGCGAGCGGCGCACCGGCGTCAAGATGGGCTTCACCAGCCGGGCAAAGATGGTCCAGATGGACGTGCACGACATGATATGGGGCCGCCTTACCGATGCGATGGCGGAGGCGGACGGCGCGTGCATTTCGCTCGGCCGCTTCGTGCACCCGCGCGTCGAGCCCGAGCTCGTTTTTTTACTGCGTCGGCCGCTCGAGGGACACGTCAGCCTGCCGGAAGCGCTGGAGGCGGTCGAAGCGATCGCGCCCGCGCTCGAAATCATCGACTCGCGCTTCGACAACTTCCGTTTCTCCTTGAGCGACGTGATTGCCGATAACGCGTCATCGTCGGGGTACGTGATTGGCCCCTGGCAAGATCCGCGACAGGACTTCAGTAATCTCGGCCTTGTAATGAGTATCGACGGTGTCGCGCGCCAGACGGGTAGTACTGCGGGCATCCTTGGACACCCGCTTCGCTCGCTGGCGGCCGCCGTGCGGCTTTCCGCGAGTGCCGGCGAGCCACTGCAATCCGGCTGGCTTGTGATGGCGGGTGGCGCGACGGCAGCCGAAACCATCGTGCCCGGCCAGCATGTATTGCTCGAGATGCAGGGCCTTGGGCGAGTCGAATTCAACACTGGCGAGTGA
- a CDS encoding 2-hydroxymuconate tautomerase yields the protein MPFIQVTMIEGRGHDAKVELIRELTEATIKTIGAPRESVRVVLHEVPAAHWGVAGVPKGGPSSGGSHG from the coding sequence ATGCCATTCATTCAAGTCACAATGATCGAGGGACGCGGCCACGACGCAAAGGTCGAGTTGATTCGCGAACTCACGGAGGCAACCATCAAAACTATCGGCGCGCCGCGCGAATCGGTTCGCGTGGTGCTTCACGAAGTTCCGGCTGCGCATTGGGGTGTGGCCGGGGTTCCGAAGGGTGGTCCGTCGTCGGGAGGAAGTCATGGCTGA
- a CDS encoding acetaldehyde dehydrogenase (acetylating) → MAEKKLKAAIIGSGNIGTDLMIKILRHGRRVEMGAMVGIDQASDGLARAARLGVATTHEGVAGLMRLPGFDEIDIVFDATSAAAHVSNDAALRAAKPAIRCIDLTPAAIGPYCVPVVNGGTHLEALNVNMVTCGGQATIPIVAAVSHVAKVRYAEIVASISSKSAGPGTRANIDEFTETTAQAIQSVGGAAKGKAIIVLNPAEPPLIMRDTVYTLSDAADEASIVASVEEMVSAVQRYVPGYRLKQAVQFDPVSDLAIAGVGRFSGLKTTVFLEVEGAAHYLPAYAGNLDIMTSAALAIAERMAQTLQERVKA, encoded by the coding sequence ATGGCTGAGAAAAAACTTAAGGCGGCCATCATTGGCAGTGGCAACATCGGCACCGATCTGATGATCAAGATCTTGCGCCACGGCCGCCGCGTCGAAATGGGCGCGATGGTGGGCATCGATCAGGCCTCCGATGGTCTCGCACGGGCGGCACGCCTCGGCGTAGCGACGACGCACGAGGGCGTCGCCGGGCTGATGCGGCTACCGGGTTTCGACGAGATTGATATCGTGTTCGACGCCACCTCAGCAGCGGCGCACGTCAGCAACGATGCGGCGCTTCGTGCGGCGAAGCCAGCCATACGCTGCATCGACCTGACACCCGCGGCGATCGGTCCGTACTGCGTGCCGGTGGTTAACGGCGGTACGCATCTCGAAGCACTCAACGTGAATATGGTCACGTGCGGAGGCCAGGCGACGATTCCGATTGTGGCCGCCGTGAGTCACGTCGCTAAAGTGCGCTATGCAGAGATCGTCGCGAGCATCTCAAGCAAAAGCGCGGGTCCGGGTACGCGCGCTAACATCGACGAGTTTACCGAAACGACGGCGCAAGCCATCCAGAGTGTGGGCGGAGCCGCAAAGGGCAAGGCAATCATCGTCCTCAATCCCGCCGAGCCGCCACTCATCATGCGCGACACCGTCTACACGCTCAGCGACGCGGCTGACGAAGCGTCAATCGTAGCGAGCGTCGAGGAGATGGTCAGTGCGGTTCAGCGATACGTGCCGGGCTACAGGCTCAAACAGGCGGTGCAGTTCGACCCTGTGAGCGACCTTGCCATAGCCGGCGTCGGCAGGTTCTCCGGATTGAAGACGACGGTCTTTCTCGAAGTCGAAGGAGCCGCGCATTATCTGCCGGCCTACGCCGGCAATCTGGACATCATGACCAGCGCGGCGCTAGCCATCGCTGAACGCATGGCGCAAACCCTGCAGGAGCGAGTCAAGGCATGA